Proteins encoded together in one Herpetosiphonaceae bacterium window:
- a CDS encoding PrsW family intramembrane metalloprotease → MQCTQCGATVVASARFCPICGQALTTARPTPVAIDPGRLSSGMPVTPSIHDAPTVIMARPATATPTAAPSRSAAEVAALVANMGKSMVVSQWQRWWWKILLIGIALYLALNSVVVRTQNAILLPQLLMIGTFLVPVVYIAYLYEDGTLYDVPLSKIALLFFFGGVVGSMMASLLEAYLITSAATGLFGQLSLFNAAIVSVSEELAKLSILLPFLVSARQRYPTVMHGIVLGAATGMGFAAFESMGYAFSALIGDGGLETMHDVIRLRALLAPLGHGTWTAIIAAALWREHVNGYRPLNTNVLIALACSIVLHLLWDYLPPLIVLNLPVLHLMLGAIGILLLRFFLMDAKGEQGAAYAERNLAVALRLYVGNLRGELRDTFRHKQRS, encoded by the coding sequence ATGCAGTGTACACAGTGCGGCGCGACCGTCGTCGCCTCCGCCCGGTTTTGCCCGATCTGTGGACAAGCCCTGACGACAGCCCGCCCGACGCCGGTCGCGATCGATCCGGGCCGTCTGAGCAGCGGCATGCCCGTGACGCCCTCGATCCACGATGCGCCGACGGTGATCATGGCACGTCCGGCCACGGCAACGCCGACGGCAGCGCCATCGCGATCCGCAGCCGAAGTCGCGGCGCTGGTGGCGAACATGGGTAAATCGATGGTGGTATCGCAGTGGCAGCGCTGGTGGTGGAAGATCCTGCTGATCGGCATTGCGCTCTACCTGGCGCTCAACTCGGTCGTCGTACGCACGCAGAACGCGATCCTGCTGCCGCAACTCCTGATGATCGGCACGTTTCTGGTGCCCGTGGTCTATATCGCCTACCTGTACGAGGATGGCACGCTCTACGACGTGCCGCTGTCGAAGATCGCGCTGCTCTTCTTCTTCGGCGGCGTGGTCGGCTCGATGATGGCCTCGCTGCTTGAGGCATACCTGATCACCTCGGCGGCGACCGGCCTCTTCGGGCAGCTCTCGCTCTTCAACGCCGCGATCGTCAGCGTGAGCGAGGAGCTGGCAAAGCTGAGCATCCTGCTGCCATTTCTGGTGTCGGCGCGTCAGCGCTATCCTACAGTTATGCACGGGATCGTGCTGGGCGCGGCCACCGGCATGGGCTTTGCCGCGTTCGAGAGCATGGGCTATGCCTTTAGCGCGCTGATCGGCGACGGCGGCCTGGAAACGATGCACGACGTGATTCGGCTGCGCGCGCTGCTGGCGCCGCTGGGCCACGGCACCTGGACTGCGATCATCGCCGCCGCGCTCTGGCGCGAGCACGTCAACGGCTACCGTCCGCTCAACACCAACGTCCTGATCGCGCTGGCCTGCTCGATCGTGCTGCATCTGCTGTGGGACTACCTGCCGCCGCTGATCGTTTTGAACCTGCCGGTGCTGCACCTGATGCTCGGCGCGATCGGCATTCTGCTGCTGCGCTTCTTCCTGATGGATGCCAAAGGCGAGCAGGGCGCGGCCTACGCCGAGCGCAACCTGGCAGTTGCGCTGCGGCTCTACGTCGGCAACCTGCGCGGCGAGCTGCGCGACACGTTTCGGCACAAGCAGCGCTCGTAG